The Deinococcus arcticus DNA segment GCAACATCGTGACCCGGGCCGAGACCGGCAACGGGGACGGCGGCGACGGCTTTGCCGACTACGGCAAGGGCTTTGACGCCGCCACCAGCGTGGACGGCGTGGCCGACCGCTGGGACCAGCCGCTCAAGGGCAACTTCAACCAGATCAAGAAGCTCAAGGCCAAATACCCCAACATCAAGGCCCTGATCTCGCTGGGCGGCTGGACCTGGAGCAAGCACTTCAGCGCCGCGTCCATGACCGACGCCTCGCGCAGGGCGCTGGTCAGCTCCTGCATTGACGTGTACATCAAGGGCAACCTGCCGGTCTCGGACGGCGCGGGCGGCCCCGGGGCGGCGGCCGGCGTGTTTGACGGCATTGACATTGACTGGGAATACCCCGGGGGCGGCGGTCTGCCCACCAACGGTGTCAGTCCGCAGGACAAGCAGAACTTCACGCTGCTGCTGCAGGAGTTCCGCCGCCAGCTCGACGCCTACAAGCCGGGCCTGCTGCTGACCATCGCCGCGCCGGGCGGGGCCGACAAGATTGCCAACCAGGACCCCGCCGCCTACAAGAACGCTGTGGACTGGATCAACATCATGACCTACGACTTCCGGGGCGCCTGGGACGCGACGGGACCCACCAACTTCCACTCCAACCTGTACCCCAGCCCCAGCGACCCCGGCACGGGCGTGGTCAAGAACTACGCGGTGGACACCGCCGTCCAGGCGTTCCTAAATGCGGGCGTGCCGGCCAGCAAACTGGTGATCGGCATTCCCTTCTACGGACGCGGCTGGACCGGCGTGGGCAGCGCCAACAACGGTTTGTACCAGTCGGCCACAGGCCCGGCGCGCGGCACCTACGAGGCGGGCATCGAGGATTACAAGGTGCTGAAGAATGCCCCGGGCACCGTGTTCCGCGACCCCGTGACCAAGCAGATGTGGAAGTACGACGGCAGCACTTTCTGGAGCTACGACGACCCCGAGGTGATTGCCACCAAGATGGCCTACGTGAAGCAAAAAGGCCTGGGCGGCGCCATGGCCTGGGCGCTGGACGGCGACGACGCCCAGGGCACGCTGGCCAAGGCCATCCACAACGGCCTGAGGTAAGACCGACCTCCGGTGCCATCGTGGGCAGACCCGATGGCACCGGAGCGAGTCGAGAACGAGGACAACGGACTCCGGGCGCCACACCCCCTCCGGGCTGGGCCCAGCGAGAGGCGCAACAGACGGAACCTGCCCCAGCCCCGAAAGGAGCCCACATGACCTGACAAAGAGTGACAACCGACCAGGAGGGAAGGGTGCTGAGGGGCGCCCTTCTCCGCTGTTTGGGGGGTATTGTTGAGGCCCTCCGCCAGAGTCCCACGACGAAAGGCCCACAGTTGCATGAAGAAGAGTTCATGCGCAGGGGGGGCCTGCCCACCTGCTGGGCGCCGCGCCGGCCCCGGCACCCCGCCGCCCGCTATCCTGACCCGGATATGGCCCGACTGCGCCGCTTTGGCCTCTTTGCCCGCCCTGCCTCCCTGCGCCCCCTTTCCGCTCCAGGCAGGACGCGATGACCACCACCGACCGCCTGGACGCCCAGGCCATCTTGCAGGCCCTGAATGCCTACCGCCGGGGTGATTTCAGCGCCCGGCTGCCGCTCACCTGGGACGGCGTGGAAGGGCGCATTGCCGAGACTTTCAATGATCTGGTGGAAGAGAGCGCGCGCATTG contains these protein-coding regions:
- a CDS encoding glycosyl hydrolase family 18 protein, coding for TVSLSASPGAVTSAGAVSLSASAGDNVGVTKVEFYQGSTLLGTDTTAPYTASENVTSAHNGTRTYTARAFDAAGNSTSASASVTVSIGTTPPPPPPPSGFKKIAYFAQWGIYGRNYQVKNIDTSGTAATLTHINYAFGNIYNENGTYRCNIVTRAETGNGDGGDGFADYGKGFDAATSVDGVADRWDQPLKGNFNQIKKLKAKYPNIKALISLGGWTWSKHFSAASMTDASRRALVSSCIDVYIKGNLPVSDGAGGPGAAAGVFDGIDIDWEYPGGGGLPTNGVSPQDKQNFTLLLQEFRRQLDAYKPGLLLTIAAPGGADKIANQDPAAYKNAVDWINIMTYDFRGAWDATGPTNFHSNLYPSPSDPGTGVVKNYAVDTAVQAFLNAGVPASKLVIGIPFYGRGWTGVGSANNGLYQSATGPARGTYEAGIEDYKVLKNAPGTVFRDPVTKQMWKYDGSTFWSYDDPEVIATKMAYVKQKGLGGAMAWALDGDDAQGTLAKAIHNGLR